In Vanessa tameamea isolate UH-Manoa-2023 chromosome 25, ilVanTame1 primary haplotype, whole genome shotgun sequence, a single window of DNA contains:
- the Iav gene encoding uncharacterized protein Iav — translation MGAALGKLCSASSVQAVGSVLDRVISQPSSEDHTVLYKLADYKKGGLLLETYTKGGMMAAERLIREEFSAYMYAGGRGRVINRAEYLRWKFRDQEQVVLPIEASLSPHDPLAQWEDHTACWQMSYRGALGESLLHVLIICDTKIHTRLARTLVKCFPKLSLDVVEGEEYLGASSLHLAIAYSNNELVQDLVEAGADVNQKAIGSFFLPRDQQRVPPARQTNYEGLAYLGEYPLAWAACCANEAVYNLLLDSGADPDSQDSFGNMILHMVVVCDKLDMFGYALRHPKLPASNGRLNKAGFTPLTLACQLGRASVFREMLELSSREFWRYSNITCSAYPLNALDTLLPDGRTNWNSALFIILNGTKQEHLNMLDGGIIQRLLEEKWKTFARTKFLKRLLILMLHLLLLSISVYLRHSSLEADAYPDWGLEANDARSGIRLATELGTIISTLCYIILQQGDEIKNQGLIAYFKQLIHEPAKFIFLASNLLLLACIPARLSRRTTLEEAILIFVLPGSWFLLMFFAGAVKLTGPFVTMIYSMITGDMFTFGIIYCIVLFGFSQSFYFLYRGFPNVQSTLFSSYPSTWMALFQITLGDYSYSDLGLTTYPNLAKTVFAVFMVFVPILLLNMLIAMMGNTYAHVIEQSEKEWVKQWAKIVVSLERSVSQEDAHRYLQEYSIGLGPSDDPRYEQRGVMVIKSKAKTRAKQRKGALANWKRVGKVTIAELRRRGISGEELRRLMWGRVSISTPTKAPLACVPPPELVGAAEGPGTGVGPALSSALNVMAFTHDLDLTNTIPENQKQPAPDLLVNGQIPKAFPPSQDPITTNQISSQNLLTVSTNQSQIKTDLEIRLPPNLQMPQPQMPKEIDVLKVDLTSQDLQKIQIVKPPVFVSEEIYRDYLRELMALEQKVDPNNEELKLLAAKAADLINVPEIDINMSTAVKSARLVVAGAVSGLFGVAADIPPPDSGWRRDRQEHTDSDPVPDSIVLGRAARARRARSASRRALPPPPHLYVPARSMYLVASESSAVESDVPIEDQLSSGNNSAMGTKRDHRMKAARPLCIQYATGQASDEYSLYVIDPGSGAEVESAAPIRKVTDPKKKRPKTARPRCNRVSPVFDTGSPLEPWATASLSKISRMIRSSSSSLSMETRSPGESSTEKY, via the exons ATGGGAGCCGCCTTGGGCAAGCTCTGTTCAGCTTCAAGTGTACAAGCAGTTGGATCTGTTCTTGACAGAGTAATTTCACAACCTAGTAGCGAAGACCACACTGTTCTATACAAACTTGCTGATTATAAAAAAG GTGGACTTCTGTTAGAGACCTACACAAAAGGTGGTATGATGGCGGCAGAAAGATTAATACGTGAAGAGTTCTCGGCATACATGTACGCGGGGGGAAGAGGAAGGGTTATCAACAGGGCAGAATATTTACGGTGGAAATTTAGGGATCAGGAACAA GTGGTATTGCCAATAGAAGCCTCACTCTCTCCTCACGATCCGCTCGCACAATGGGAAGATCACACCGCTTGTTGGCAGATGAGTTATCGTGGAGCGCTCGGGGAGTCCCTTTTACATGTTCTCATTATATGCGACACCAAG ATACACACGCGCTTAGCGCGAACACTCGTAAAATGTTTCCCTAAATTGTCATTGGACGTTGTTGAAGGTGAAGAGTATTTGG GTGCTAGTTCCTTGCATTTAGCCATAGCGTATAGCAATAATGAATTAGTACAAGATTTAGTGGAAGCTGGAGCAGACGTCAATCAAAAAGCTATtg GTAGCTTTTTTCTGCCACGGGACCAACAGCGTGTTCCTCCAGCTCGTCAGACAAATTACGAAGGTCTAGCATATCTGGGAGAGTATCCACTTGCCTGGGCTGCATGTTGCGCTAATGAAGCAGTATACAACCTTCTTTTGGACTCTGGAGCTGATCCTGATTCGCAAGATTCTTTTGGAAACATGATACTTCATATGGTTGTAGTTTGTGATAAATTG gACATGTTTGGCTATGCGCTCCGTCATCCAAAACTTCCAGCAAGTAACGGCAGATTAAATAAAGCTGGTTTTACACCGTTAACATTGGCTTGCCAGTTGGGTAGAGCTTCTGTCTTTAGGGAGATGTTAGAACTTTCTTCTAGAGAGTTTTGGAGATATTCTAACATTACGTGTTCTGCTTATCCTCTAAATGCATTGGATACGCTTTTACCGGATGGACgaacta ACTGGAACTCCGCTCTCTTCATTATCCTTAACGGTACAAAACAAGAACATCTAAATATGCTCGATGGAGGAATAATTCAAAGACTTTTAGAAGAAAAATGGAAAACATTTGCAAGG ACGAAATTTCTCAAGCGTCTTCTCATTTTAATGCTGCATCTTCTTTTACTCTCAATCTCCGTGTATCTCAGACACAGTAGTCTAGAAGCCGATGCTTATCCCGACTGGGGACTCGAAGCGAACGACGCTAGAAGTGGGATACGGCTTGCGACGGAGTTGGGTACTATTATTAGtacattatgttatattattctgCAACAGGGGGATGAAATTAAGAATCAAGGTCTTATTGCTTATTTCAAGCAGTTG ATTCATGAACcggcaaaatttatatttctggcATCGAATTTGCTCCTATTGGCTTGTATTCCAGCAAGGTTAAGTAGACGAACGACACTCGAAGAAGCGATACTTATTTTCGTATTACCTGGATCTTGGTTTCTACTTATGTTTTTTGCTGG AGCAGTGAAATTAACTGGTCCATTCGTTACTATGATCTACAGTATGATAACTGGTGACATGTTCACTTTCGGCATCATCTACTGCATTGTACTATTTGGATTCTCACAGTCCTTCTATTTTTTGTACAGAG GTTTTCCTAATGTACAGTCAACTTTATTTTCAAGTTATCCCAGTACGTGGATGGCtctgtttcaaataacattgGGCGATTACAGT TACTCTGATCTCGGTCTAACGACATACCCAAATCTCGCTAAAACAGTGTTCGCTGTTTTCATGGTATTCGTGCCAATATTGTTGCTAAACATGCTCATAGCTATGATGGGCAATACATATGCACACGTCATCGAGCAGTCTGAAAAGGAGTGGGTGAAGCAG tGGGCGAAAATAGTAGTGTCACTAGAACGGTCAGTTTCCCAAGAGGACGCACATCGGTATCTTCAAGAATATTCCATAGGTTTGGGTCCATCAGATGATCCACGTTACGAACAGCGCGGAGTTATGGTCatcaaaagtaaagcgaaaaccCGAGCTAAGCAACGAAAAGGCGCATTAGCTAATTGGAAG AGAGTTGGAAAGGTGACTATCGCAGAATTGCGCAGAAGAGGAATCAGCGGTGAAGAATTACGACGTCTCATGTGGGGCAGAGTCTCAATATCGACCCCCACTAAAGCTCCTTTAGC GTGTGTGCCACCCCCAGAGTTAGTCGGTGCAGCAGAAGGTCCTGGAACCGGAGTTGGGCCAGCGCTCTCATCAGCCCTTAATGTTATGGCATTCACACATGATCTAGATCTTACTAATACAA TTCCAGAAAATCAAAAGCAACCAGCACCTGATCTTTTAGTTAATGGACAAATTCCAAAAGCATTTCCTCCATCGCAAGATCCGATCACAACCAACCAGATAAGTTCACAGAACCTATTAACAGTATCGACAAACCAGTCGCAAATAAAAACGGACCTAGAAATCAGATTACCTCCTAATTTACAAATGCCTCAACCTCAAATGCCAAAGGAAATCGATGTTCTAAAAGTTGATTTGACTTCGCAAGATCTTCAGAAGATACAAATTGTAAAACCACCAG tttttgtaagCGAAGAGATATACAGAGATTACCTACGTGAATTAATGGCATTGGAACAGAAAGTTGATCCTAATAATGAAGAACTAAAATTGTTAGCAGCAAAAGCCGCTGATCTCATTAACGTTCCggaaattgatataaatatgtct ACTGCAGTTAAATCAGCTCGTCTGGTGGTAGCAGGCGCAGTATCTGGATTATTTGGGGTAGCGGCTGACATACCTCCTCCAGATTCTGGTTGGAGACGTGATCGTCAGGAACACACTGACAGTGATCCCGTACCgg ACTCTATTGTGCTTGGTCGCGCTGCACGAGCTCGTCGGGCGCGGTCGGCTTCACGCCGAGCTCTGCCGCCACCTCCACACCTCTATGTGCCAGCCag aTCTATGTATTTGGTGGCATCGGAGAGTAGTGCCGTTGAAAGTGACGTACCTATTGAGGATCAGCTCAGTTCTGGAAATAACTC tGCGATGGGAACAAAGCGCGATCATCGAATGAAAGCGGCGAGGCCGTTATGCATACAGTATGCTACAGGACAGGCCTCAGACGAGTATTCGTTATATGTTATCG ATCCAGGTAGTGGAGCTGAAGTAGAAAGCGCTGCTCCAATTCGTAAAGTTACAGATCCTAAGAAAAAACGTCCAAAAACAGCTCGCCCTCGATGTAATAG agtGTCTCCGGTGTTTGACACAGGCAGTCCGTTGGAGCCGTGGGCGACAGCTTCTCTGTCGAAGATTTCGCGTATGATACGCTCGAGTAGTTCTTCTTTGTCGATGGAAACTCGTTCACCCGGAGAAAGTTCGACAGAAAAGTACTAA